Within Deltaproteobacteria bacterium, the genomic segment TCCCTGGATTCCGGCTTAAATCTTGCCGGAATGACGGATAGAGGGGCCTTGCTCACCTGATCGACAGAACTTTGCCGATGTATTGGACTAAGCGACTAACCGCCTAATCAATTTAGCTTTTTGCAATGATTTGATTATTAAACAAAATGGAGAGGTGAAAAACATGACCGAACGATTACAAATTTACAAGTGTGAGGTTTGCGGGAACATCGTAGAGGTGCTCCATGAAGGCCAGGGGGAGTTGGTTTGTTGCGGCCAGCCTATGAAGTTATTCGTTGAAAATTCTGTGGATGCTGCCAAAGAAAAGCACGTGCCGGTCATTGAAAAAACCGCCAGCGGCTTTAAGGTTAAAGTGGGGAGCGTGGCCCATCCCATGGAAGAGAAACATTATATCGAATGGATAGAAGTGATTGCCGACGGGAAGGCCTATCGCCAGTTTCTGAAACCCGGGATGGTCCCGGAGGCCTTTTTCGAAGTCCAAGCCGAGCAGATTACCGCCCGGGAATATTGCAACCTCCACGGGTTATGGAAGGCCTGATAAAAATGACCAGTCCAACCCAGTGTTCCCTTGACATGCTGGCTACGGCCCTGACCATGGAAGAAAAGGGAAAAGCCTTTTATGAAAAGGCCCGGGATTCCTGCCGGGATCCCCAGTGTATGGAAATATTTGCGGCCCTGGCGGAAGATGAGATTCTCCATACCCAACGGATCAAACAGATCCATGATACCCTGACGGCCGGGAAGTGCTGGACCAGGGACTGGGAATCCATAAAAGGGCCGTTTAAGGACTTGGGGGCCTTTTTCCGGGACCTGACCGACAGGGAAATGGGAAAAATAAAGGCCCCGGCCGGTGATCTCGAGGCGGTCGATTTGGGTTTGGATATGGAATGGGCCAGTGTAACCTTTTATCAGGATCAACGGGCCAGGGCCACCGATCCCCTGGAGGCCGCCTTTCTGGATAAGATGATCCTGGAGGAAAAGGAACATTGGAAAGCCTTGAAAGATACCCGCTATTATCTCACCGATCCTGAAGGATGGTTCATAGAAAAAGAACGTGCCGGGTTAGATGGTGAGGAATGACCGACCGTTCCGTCAACGTTGTTTTTGGCGGTGAAGCCGGGCAGGGTCTGGTAACTATCGGACAATTGTTAGCCAAGGGTCTGGTGCGCAATGGTTTTTTTATTGTGGTTACCCAGGGCTATCAATCCCGCATCCGAGGGGGGCACAACACCTTTTCCATCCGCACCTCGGCAGAAGAAGTCCGTGCCCCTCAGGAAACTATCGATCTGCTGATTTGCCTTGATATCCAGACCAGGGCTATCCATGGGCCGGAGCTTTCTTCCCAGGGATTGATGGTGGTGGACAGCGGCTGGGAAGGAAACGGATTGGCCTGTTTGGAGGTCCCTTTCAAAAAATTAGCAGCCGCCAGGTTTTCCAATATCCTGGCTTTGGGGGTAGCCGGGGCCCTCATCGGTCTTCCGGAAGAGGTCGTCGGCCAGGCTCTGGAAGAATTTTTTATTCATAAACCCCCTTCCGTGGCCGGGGAAAATCGGAAGATCCTGAAGACGGCCTATCAATGGACGGAGGGACAGCCGGTATCTTTCCCGAAACTACCCTACCCTTCCCATCCGGGCCGACGTTGGATGATGCATGGCAACGAGGCCATTGCCCTGGGGGCCTTGTCTGCCGGTCTGAAGTTTTTTTCTTTTTATCCCATGACCCCGTCCACCTCCATTGCCCTGACCTTGTCCCCCCAGGCTGAAGCCATGGGTTTGATTGTCGAACAGGCCGAAGATGAAATCGGGGCCATTAATATGGCCATCGGGGCCTCTTTTGCCGGAGTCCCCAGTATGGTTTCGACCTCAGGGGGGGGATTTGCCTTGATGGTGGAAGGGGTCAGTCTGGCCGGGATGACTGAAACGCCTCTGGTCATCGTAGTGGCCCAGCGTCCCGGGCCGGCTACCGGCTTGCCTACCCGAACCGAACAGGCCGATCTGGAATTTATTTTATATGCCGGCCATGGCGAATTTCCCAGGGCCGTTTTTACCCCGGGTTCGGTGGAAGCGTGTTTCCGCCTGATCCGTAAGGCCTTTGAATTAGCCGAGTTGGCTCAAACTCCGGTTTTTTTACTGACCGATCAATTTCTGGCCGACTCTTATCGGGCCATCGATCCTTTTGAGGTGTCCGATCTTTCACCGGTTCGTCCCGGTACGGAATGGTCCGGTCCGGTCGCCTCTTACCTGCGCTACGCCCTGACGGAAACGGGGATTTCGCCCCGACTGCTTCCGGGAAGGAGCGAACACCTGGTCGTGGCCGACAGTGATGAACATACGGAAGACGGGCATCTGACCGAGGATCTCTCGATACGGAAACAGATGGTGGGAAAAAGGCTCAAAAAAATCGAGACCCTGGTCCGGCAGGTTGACCCTCCGGAGTTCTCCGGGGATACGAAGCCGGACTTGTTGCTGGTCACCTGGGGATCCACCAGAGGATCGGTCTTAGAGGCCGCCGCTAAAATGAGATCAAAAGGAAAACGGGTGGGGACCCTCCATTTTTCACAGGTCTGGCCTTTGGTGCCGGAGCAATTTATGGGTTTCCTTAAGGAGGCCGGGGAAGTGGTTTGTGTGGAAGGCAATGCCTTTGGCCAGCTTTCCCGCTTGATCCGGCAGGAAACAGGATTTCAGATCGCCAAGCAGGTGTTACGCTATGACGGATTGCCCATTACTCCGGAGTTTATAATAAAGGCGTTTGAGGAGCGCTTCCATTGAGGAGCGTTCGTCTTCGACGAACTTGAGGCTGAAGGCAGAATTTAGCTATGGTCACCCTGGAAGATTACGGAACGTTTGAAACCGCCTGGTGCCCTGGATGTGGAAATTTTTCCATCCTGTCGGCCGTCAAAAAGGCCCTGGTCGGCCTGGGTCTAAAACCCCATCAGGTCTTGTTGGTCTCAGGTATCGGACAGGCCGCCAAGGCCCCCCATTATATAAGGGCTAATGTCTTTAACGGTCTCCATGGCCGGGCCTTGCCTGTAGCCACCGGTGCTAAATTGGCCAACCCGGAATTGACGGTTATTGCCGAAAGCGGGGACGGCTGTACCTATGGGGAAGGGGGCAACCATTTCCTGGCGGCCATCCGCCGGAACATCAATCTGACCCTGCTGGTCCATAACAATCAAATCTATGGTTTGACCAAAGGCCAGGCCAGCCCGACCACCGAGGAGGGACGGATCACCAAGGCCCAGCCTCAAGGGGTGCCCTCGGCCCCTTTTAATCCCTTGGCCGTGGCTGTGGCCATGCAGGCCGGTTTTGTTGCCCGGGCTTTTTCAGGGATGGCCGATCATCTGACCGACTTGATTCAACAGGCCGTAAGCCACCACGGCTTCTCTCTGATCGACATCCTTCAGCCCTGTATTTCCTTTAACCTGGTCAACACCCTGGCCTGGTATAAGAAGCGCTGTTATGCCCTGCCGGATGACTATGACCCCGCCCAATGGGAGCCGGCCATGAAAACGGCCATGGAATGGGGCGAACGGATTCCGGTGGGGGTCATTTATCGGAATAAACGGCCGAGCTTTGAAGACCATTTCCCGGTGTTGAAACAAGGGCCTTTAGTCGGCCGTGGGGTGGATCAAAAAAAAGTGAAACAGATTTTGGGATCCTATGCTTAATACGAAAATAGCATTCAGGGGTCAGGGATCAGGGGTCGGGGGTCGGCCAAAGATATTTTCATGCTTGGTGAGGCGCTCTTGGGGCATGAGGTTTAAAGAGGAATTCCTATGATATTGAAAAGGATGCTCATCGGAGTCCTGATTGTTCTTCCCCTGATCGGGATTTCCGCCTTTGCCGGTTCTTCTTCTAAAAAGGATAAGGTCAGCGAAGGCACCAAAGCCTGTCTCGATTGCCACAAATCAATTTCCCCAGGGATTGTCGGGGACTGGGAAAAAAGTCGGCATGCCGGTCATACCCCCGGCGAAGCCCTTAAAAAAGGAAAGCTCGAAAGGCGGGTTTCCAGCGAAAAGGTGCCGGCCGGATTATCGGCTTCGGTTGTCGGATGTGCCGAGTGCCATACCCTGAATGCGGAAAAACATAAAGACAGCTTTGAGCATAACGGTTATACTATCCATAGTGTCGTGACCCCGGCTGATTGTGCAGTCTGCCACAGTACGGAATTCGAACAGTTCGGTCAGAATATAATGTCCCGGGCCTATGACAATCTGAAGGCCAATCCGCTCTTTAGCGGGCTGACCGATGAGATTAACGGCCTGAAGGGATACCGGAAGGGAAAAATCGTTCATGCCCGGCCGGACCTGGAGACCCAATACGATTCCTGCTATCATTGCCACGGCACCCTGGTGGAGGTAAAAGGGAAGCAGACCCGGGAGACGTCGATGGGGACCATGGAATTCCCTATCCTTTCCGGCTGGCCCAACCAGGGGGTCGGAAGGGTCAATCCCGATGGATCTCTCGGTTCCTGTGCGGCCTGTCATACCCGGCATGCCTTTGCCGTCGAAATGGCCCGCCAGCCCTATACCTGTTCCCAATGCCATAAAGGACCGGATGTGCCGGCCTATAAGGTCTATTCGGTCAGCAAACACGGCAATATTTTTTTTACCCAGGGGAAAGAATGGGATTTTAAAAATATTCCCTGGAAGGTGGGAAAAGATTTTACGGCCCCGACCTGTGCCGCCTGTCATGTCAGCCTGCTGATCGATGGAGAAGGGGAGGTGGTGGCCGAAAGGACCCACCGGATGAATGACCGCCTGCCCTGGCGACATTTCGGCCTCATATACGCCCACCCCCATCCCCGGTCCCCGGACACGACAATTATCCGGAACAAGGCCGGCCTGCCGCTGCCCACGGAACTTTCCGGGGAACCGGCCGGGGCCTATCTGATAGACCAGAAGGAACAAGGCCGGCGACGCCAGACCATGCAAAAGGGTTGCCTGTCCTGCCATAGCCGGAATTGGGTAGAAGGGCACTTCAGACGTTTGGAAAATACGATCAAGACCACTAACCAACTGACCCGGACGGCCACCCAAATAATGAATAAAGCCTGGGAAAAGGGACTGGCCAAAGGGCCGGCCCAAAAGGACAGTCCTTTTAATGAAGCCCTGGAAAGAAAATGGGTGGAACAATGGCTCTTCTATGCCAATTCCACCCGTCTGGCTTCGGCCATGATGGGGGCGGATTATGGGGTCTTCGGCGATGGGCGCTGGTACTTAAGCAAGAACATCGAAGAGATGGCCGAATGGCTGAAACGCAAAAAAAGACGAGGGAGGTAACGAATGGGGAAATATGTTTGTGATGTTTGCGGTTATGTTTATGATCCGGCCGAAGGGGATCCGGAAAATGGGATTGAACCCGGCACCGCCTTTGCGGACATTCCGGATGACTGGGTCTGTCCTTTGTGCGGGGTTGGCAAGGACCAGTTCAGCCCGGAAGAATAAATTCTAAAAATAAAATTGAAACTGCTAAACATCCTGAGAGATCTCCTGGAAAAGGAGGCCTACGGCTCCTTGACCGAAATGGCTATGGGCCATGGCGGGAAAGTGGTCAGCGGGCTGATCGGGATTTTGACCGATTCGAACGAACTCCTTAAATGGCGGGCCGTTAAAGCCCTGGGTCAAGTGACCGCTCAATTGTTTTCCCAGGACCCGGAACGGGCCAAAAAGGTTATCCGGCAGTTGATCTGGAACCTGAATGAAGAATCAGGAGGTATGGGCTGGGGCATGGCCGAGGCCTTTGGCGAGATCCTGGCCGTTGTTCCGGCCCTGCAAAATGAATATGCCTGTTTGCTGGCGGCCTATATCTCCGAGGAAGGATGTTTTATTGAAAATGAACAAATACAAAAAGGGGTCATCTGGGGCCTTGGACGTATCGGATTTTTAGATGAGGCCTTAAGGGCCAAGGTTATCCCCTTTTTGTTGAAATCCTTAACAAAAAGGGATCCTGAATTACAGGGAACGGCGGCTTGGGCCATCGGGGAAATGGGGCTCTTCGAAGCCCTTCCGCTTCTTAATGTCTTGCAAATAGAAAATCGGATGATTAAAATATTTAATATAGATATTTTGCAAGAAAAACCCCTTCAGCAATGGATAGAAGGGGCCATTAAAAAAATAAATCAAAGAGGTGATTTAAATGGCCGAAGACCAATGGAAATGCAGTAAGTGCGGATATACCCTTAAAACCGAAAGACCACCGGAAGAATGCCCTTCCTGCAAGGAAAAATGTGAATTCGTTAATGTAAGCTGCTATATCCCGGAATGTGGATTCAGCGGTCCGGACGAAAGACTTAAAGGAAATCAGTGACGGGTGACGAGTGGCGAAATCATAAAGAGTCCTTTTGGTCATTCTGAACGAATTGAGGGATCTGGTAGCTATTCTCACCCGCGACGGCGCGGGTTCGAAATGACAATTTGTACGAGAAACCAATAGTGATCACGGAGAGGAAGAACTGATGTCGAAAAGAAAATATTCCGTCCGGGCCGAATGCCCGGCCTGTGCCTGCGGGGATATCACCTTTTTAGGTCCGGAAAAACTCCGGGAAAAGTTTATCGGCGATGAGAAGGAGATCGATATTCTCTGCCCTCTGTGCGGGACAAAACATAAAGGCCAGGTGGTGGAGGAAGAGGAAGCCCCCAAATGAAGGTCCTGGGGATTTATGGGAGCCCGCGCCAGGGCGGCAACAGCGACCTCCTCCTCGATAAGGTGCTGGATGGGGCAGGGTCCGCCGGAGCGGAGATTAAGCGGATTTACATCAGGGACCTGAAGATCGCGGGCTGCCAGGAGTGCGGTGGGTGCGATAAGACCGGGGAATGCGTCATCCCGGATGATATGGATAAGGTCTATCCGATACTCCGGGAGGCGGAGGTTATTGTTTTATCGTCCCCGATTTTTTTTTATGGGATCCCTTCCCAGGCCAAGGCCCTGGTCGATCGCTCCCAGGCCCTATGGTCGAAAAGGATGCTGGAAAAACCTCCGGATCAGAGAAAAAGATACGACCATGGGCAAGGTTATCTGGTCGCCGTGGGCGCTACCAAAGGGAAAAATTTATTCGACGGTGTGCAACTTACCGCCAAATACTTTTTCGACGCCCTGGATAAAAGCTATGAAGGGGGTCTTTTCTTCAGGGCCGTAGAAGGAAAGGGGAGTATCAGTCAACATCCCACGGCCCTTGAAGAAGCCTATGCCCTGGGCCAAAGGGCTGTTCAGCATCATAAAGAATAAAGAAATTTTTTTTGGGGGCTATGGGCTATGGGCAATAGGCGAGGGGCAAGGTAAAACGATTTTATGGGTTTTCTTCGCCTATAGCCTCTTGAACCCTGGACCTTGAACCTTGAACCGTATTTTCATATTAAGGAGGCACTTATGACCACCCCACTACATTGTCCGGGATTATATCAAAACAAGAATTTAAAGTCCTTTGTCTGCAAATGTCCCAATTGCGGGAAAGAAGTCGAGATTTTTTCCGATGAATTCGACAAGAGACATACCTGCAAAGGGTGTAAACAGGAAATCGATTTCACCAAATGCCAAATGGAAGCCGAAGCGGATATCGTTACCCCCTGAAGCGGTTAGTTCGAAAAATAACCTTCAGGGATCAGGGTTCTGGGGTCGGGTTTCGGCAGAAGGCCGTCGTTCGTTGAAATTCATTGAGTCTATTCCCATGCTTCGTGGTTCCCTGAGTGGCATAAGGAATTAATCCGAAGCTGAGGAACATTCTTAAAAATAAAAAGGATTTCGACGGTGTCCAACCACCTGATTAATGAAAAAAGCCCCTACCTGCTCCAACATGCTGAAAATCCGGTGGATTGGTATCCCTGGGGGGAAGAAGCCTTTCAAAAAGCCGGAGAAGAAGACAAACCCATCTTTCTTTCCGTCGGCTATGCCACCTGTCATTGGTGCCATGTCATGGCCCATGAATCCTTTGAGGATGAAGAGGTTGCCCGGCTGTTAAACCAATCCTACGTGGCCATCAAGGTCGATCGCGAAGAGAGACCCGATATCGACCAGATCTACATGTCCGCCTGCCAGACCCTGACCGGCCGGGGCGGCTGGCCCCTGTCCATTTTTATGACCTTCGATGGAAAGCCCTTCTTTGCCGGGACTTATTTCCCGAAAAGAAGCCGTCAGGGGATGTCGGGATTCATTGAATTGCTGACCCAGATAGGGACCTTGTGGAAGAAGGATCGGGAACGAATCCTTCGAGCAGGGGAAGAGACTATCCAGGCTATCCAAACCAGATCGGAGACCGGTCCGACGGGGCCGCCTTTAACCCGGCAAACCCTTAAGTCCGGCCATCAGCAGTTGGCCAAGGCATTTGATTCCGTCTGGGGTGGTTTCGGGGCTGCCCCGAAATTCCCCATCCCCCATCATTTGACTTTTCTTTTGCGAAGCTATAAAAACGATCCAGATCCGGAAACAAAAAAGATGATCGAAAAAACCCTGGAGGCCATGCGTTTTGGAGGGCTTTTTGATCAGATCGGATCAGGCTTTCACCGTTATTCCGTGGATGAAAAGTGGTTGGTCCCCCATTTTGAAAAGATGCTCTACGATCAGGCCCTGCTGGCCATGGCTTATAGCGAAGCCTATCAGGCCTTTAAAAACCCCTTTTACGCCCAGGTAACCAGGGAGATTTTTTCTTATGTCCTGAGGGACATGCAATCTCCAGAAGGGGGGTTTTATTCGGCCGAAGATGCCGACAGTGAGGGAAAGGAAGGGCTTTTTTATGTTTGGAGGCCTCAAGAGATCGGGGAGATTTTGGGACAAGGCCCAGCAGACCTTTTTTGCAAATTCTATGACATCCATTCGGCCGGTAACTTTGAAGAAGGCCTGAGCATCCCCCATATTTCAATCCCCCTGGAAGAATTCGCCGACCGGGAAAAAATGAAGGCCATGGATCTGGAAGCCCTGTTAACTGAGGCCCGGGAACAACTTTTTCAGGTGCGGAATAAGCGGGTCCATCCTTTAAAGGATGATAAAATCCTGACTGCCTGGAATGGGCTGATGATTGCCGCCTTGGCCAAAGGCAGTCAGGCTCTGAATGATCCTGTCTATGCAATGGCGGCCAAAAGGGCGGCTGATTTTATTTTACAAAGGATGCGCACCCCTTCAGGCGGTCTTTATCGACGGTATCGGGACGGACATATCGCCTTCCCTGGGTATCTGGATGATTATGCGTTTTTTATCTGGGGCCTCATCGAGATTTATGAGACTACCTTTGAAGTCTCCTATTTAGAGGAGGCCCTGACCCTGAATCGATTCCTGATGGATTATTTCTGGGACCCGGAACAGGGGGGTTGTTTTTTTACAGCCAAAGGAGGCGAGTCCTTGATTGCCCGGGAAAAAGAACTCTATGATGGAGCGACCCCTTCGGGGAATTCGGTAACCGCCCTCAATCTCTTGCGTCTTGGGCGGTTAACCGGAAATCCTGAATGGGAGGAAAAGGCGGATCATCTATTCCGATCCTTTTCCGGGACCGTCAGCGGGTACCCCATGGCCTATACCCAGTTCCTGAATGCACTGGTTTTCATGGTGGGCCCCAGTCAGGAGATGGTGGTGGCCGGAGATCCTGATCAAAAAGAAAACCAGGAAATGATTGCCCTGATCCACCGGACCTTTCTCCCCAACAAGGTCCTGTTAAGGCGACCGGAGGGGCAGGATAGCCAGGGGATCATTAAACTTGCCCCTTTTGTCGAAGCCTTGATGCCTCTGGGCCAGGGGCCTACGGTTTATCTTTGCGAGCAATTTGCCTGCCGGACTCCGATAACCGGATTGGCGGATTTGCAAAACGCTTTATCGTGATGGTATAGAAAGTTCCTTTTGGGACGCAGATCGACGCAGATTGCCAAGATTAATTTGAAAAAAAGTTTCAAGTTGCAAGATGCAAAATGCAGGTTGCAGGTTTTCGCTTCGAACTCTCAGTTTTGAGATTATTTCTTGATTCTGAGGGTATCGGCGAAGTCAGCGTCCTCATTCAACAATAATCCGGCGGATAGGTTTTATATGATGTCTGATTTGGAATTAACCAGGGCCGCCTTTTTTTGGGGTGGCCTCTTGTTTTTCCTGTTCCTTGAACTCTTCTTCCCCTATCGCCCCCCTTCGGTCTCGAAGCGCACAAGATGGTTTAATAACCTGGGCCTGGTTGTTTTCAACAGCCTTTTTTTGAACCTGGTT encodes:
- a CDS encoding flavodoxin family protein, translated to MKVLGIYGSPRQGGNSDLLLDKVLDGAGSAGAEIKRIYIRDLKIAGCQECGGCDKTGECVIPDDMDKVYPILREAEVIVLSSPIFFYGIPSQAKALVDRSQALWSKRMLEKPPDQRKRYDHGQGYLVAVGATKGKNLFDGVQLTAKYFFDALDKSYEGGLFFRAVEGKGSISQHPTALEEAYALGQRAVQHHKE
- a CDS encoding ferritin family protein, with the translated sequence MTSPTQCSLDMLATALTMEEKGKAFYEKARDSCRDPQCMEIFAALAEDEILHTQRIKQIHDTLTAGKCWTRDWESIKGPFKDLGAFFRDLTDREMGKIKAPAGDLEAVDLGLDMEWASVTFYQDQRARATDPLEAAFLDKMILEEKEHWKALKDTRYYLTDPEGWFIEKERAGLDGEE
- a CDS encoding hydroxylamine oxidase, with translation MILKRMLIGVLIVLPLIGISAFAGSSSKKDKVSEGTKACLDCHKSISPGIVGDWEKSRHAGHTPGEALKKGKLERRVSSEKVPAGLSASVVGCAECHTLNAEKHKDSFEHNGYTIHSVVTPADCAVCHSTEFEQFGQNIMSRAYDNLKANPLFSGLTDEINGLKGYRKGKIVHARPDLETQYDSCYHCHGTLVEVKGKQTRETSMGTMEFPILSGWPNQGVGRVNPDGSLGSCAACHTRHAFAVEMARQPYTCSQCHKGPDVPAYKVYSVSKHGNIFFTQGKEWDFKNIPWKVGKDFTAPTCAACHVSLLIDGEGEVVAERTHRMNDRLPWRHFGLIYAHPHPRSPDTTIIRNKAGLPLPTELSGEPAGAYLIDQKEQGRRRQTMQKGCLSCHSRNWVEGHFRRLENTIKTTNQLTRTATQIMNKAWEKGLAKGPAQKDSPFNEALERKWVEQWLFYANSTRLASAMMGADYGVFGDGRWYLSKNIEEMAEWLKRKKRRGR
- a CDS encoding 2-oxoacid:acceptor oxidoreductase subunit alpha is translated as MTDRSVNVVFGGEAGQGLVTIGQLLAKGLVRNGFFIVVTQGYQSRIRGGHNTFSIRTSAEEVRAPQETIDLLICLDIQTRAIHGPELSSQGLMVVDSGWEGNGLACLEVPFKKLAAARFSNILALGVAGALIGLPEEVVGQALEEFFIHKPPSVAGENRKILKTAYQWTEGQPVSFPKLPYPSHPGRRWMMHGNEAIALGALSAGLKFFSFYPMTPSTSIALTLSPQAEAMGLIVEQAEDEIGAINMAIGASFAGVPSMVSTSGGGFALMVEGVSLAGMTETPLVIVVAQRPGPATGLPTRTEQADLEFILYAGHGEFPRAVFTPGSVEACFRLIRKAFELAELAQTPVFLLTDQFLADSYRAIDPFEVSDLSPVRPGTEWSGPVASYLRYALTETGISPRLLPGRSEHLVVADSDEHTEDGHLTEDLSIRKQMVGKRLKKIETLVRQVDPPEFSGDTKPDLLLVTWGSTRGSVLEAAAKMRSKGKRVGTLHFSQVWPLVPEQFMGFLKEAGEVVCVEGNAFGQLSRLIRQETGFQIAKQVLRYDGLPITPEFIIKAFEERFH
- a CDS encoding 2-oxoacid:ferredoxin oxidoreductase subunit beta, with amino-acid sequence MVTLEDYGTFETAWCPGCGNFSILSAVKKALVGLGLKPHQVLLVSGIGQAAKAPHYIRANVFNGLHGRALPVATGAKLANPELTVIAESGDGCTYGEGGNHFLAAIRRNINLTLLVHNNQIYGLTKGQASPTTEEGRITKAQPQGVPSAPFNPLAVAVAMQAGFVARAFSGMADHLTDLIQQAVSHHGFSLIDILQPCISFNLVNTLAWYKKRCYALPDDYDPAQWEPAMKTAMEWGERIPVGVIYRNKRPSFEDHFPVLKQGPLVGRGVDQKKVKQILGSYA
- a CDS encoding desulfoferrodoxin, giving the protein MTERLQIYKCEVCGNIVEVLHEGQGELVCCGQPMKLFVENSVDAAKEKHVPVIEKTASGFKVKVGSVAHPMEEKHYIEWIEVIADGKAYRQFLKPGMVPEAFFEVQAEQITAREYCNLHGLWKA
- a CDS encoding HEAT repeat domain-containing protein; this translates as MKLLNILRDLLEKEAYGSLTEMAMGHGGKVVSGLIGILTDSNELLKWRAVKALGQVTAQLFSQDPERAKKVIRQLIWNLNEESGGMGWGMAEAFGEILAVVPALQNEYACLLAAYISEEGCFIENEQIQKGVIWGLGRIGFLDEALRAKVIPFLLKSLTKRDPELQGTAAWAIGEMGLFEALPLLNVLQIENRMIKIFNIDILQEKPLQQWIEGAIKKINQRGDLNGRRPMEMQ
- a CDS encoding thioredoxin domain-containing protein, giving the protein MKRISTVSNHLINEKSPYLLQHAENPVDWYPWGEEAFQKAGEEDKPIFLSVGYATCHWCHVMAHESFEDEEVARLLNQSYVAIKVDREERPDIDQIYMSACQTLTGRGGWPLSIFMTFDGKPFFAGTYFPKRSRQGMSGFIELLTQIGTLWKKDRERILRAGEETIQAIQTRSETGPTGPPLTRQTLKSGHQQLAKAFDSVWGGFGAAPKFPIPHHLTFLLRSYKNDPDPETKKMIEKTLEAMRFGGLFDQIGSGFHRYSVDEKWLVPHFEKMLYDQALLAMAYSEAYQAFKNPFYAQVTREIFSYVLRDMQSPEGGFYSAEDADSEGKEGLFYVWRPQEIGEILGQGPADLFCKFYDIHSAGNFEEGLSIPHISIPLEEFADREKMKAMDLEALLTEAREQLFQVRNKRVHPLKDDKILTAWNGLMIAALAKGSQALNDPVYAMAAKRAADFILQRMRTPSGGLYRRYRDGHIAFPGYLDDYAFFIWGLIEIYETTFEVSYLEEALTLNRFLMDYFWDPEQGGCFFTAKGGESLIAREKELYDGATPSGNSVTALNLLRLGRLTGNPEWEEKADHLFRSFSGTVSGYPMAYTQFLNALVFMVGPSQEMVVAGDPDQKENQEMIALIHRTFLPNKVLLRRPEGQDSQGIIKLAPFVEALMPLGQGPTVYLCEQFACRTPITGLADLQNALS
- a CDS encoding rubredoxin, with protein sequence MGKYVCDVCGYVYDPAEGDPENGIEPGTAFADIPDDWVCPLCGVGKDQFSPEE